Genomic window (Tripterygium wilfordii isolate XIE 37 chromosome 11, ASM1340144v1, whole genome shotgun sequence):
TACAAGACAGCTCCCACCCGCATTCTAGAAGCATTACACTCTATTACAAAAGGAAGAGTGAAGTTTAGAAGTGCTAACACTTGTGAGGACATAACTACTTTTGAGTTTTTGAAAAGTTGTAGTAGCTTTATCATGCCACACAAATCCATCCTTCTTTGTTACTGGTACAAAGGTTGACAGATTTGGCCATATCCTGGTACAAATTTTCTATAATATCCAGTTACACCTAGGAACCCTCTTAAATCCCTCACATTCTTAGGTAAAGGCCATTCCATGATAGCTTTAACCTTAGAAGGATTTGCTGCTACTCCATTTCTAGAAACAATGTTTCCCAAGTATTCCACTTGATATTGACCAAAAGAGCACTTTTGTTCCTTCACTAACAAAAGGTGGTGTTGTAAAATCAAGAATGTTTGCTTCAAGTCTGCCAAATGTTTCTTCCATCCAGAGCTATACACTAGTATATCATCTAAGAAAACCAAAACTGATTTTCTTAATAGTGGCTTAAATTGTCATCCATCAAGGAATGCCCTTCATGAGTTTTAATGTTGTTTTCTCAATGTCATCAGTGTGCATTATGATCTGATGGTATCCAGATCTTAGATCCAACTTGGAAAAATATTGTGATGCATGGAGCTCATCCAATAAATCATCGATCAAGTGTATAGGGTATTTGTTCTTCACAGTAAATTGGTTTAACTCCCTTTAATCCATACACATCCTCCATGTGCCCTCCTTCTTTTTGACTAACAACACTGGAGAAGAAAAGGGACTATGACTAGCCCTAATGAACCCTGCACTCGACAATTCCTGAACAACCTTCTCTATTTCAGTCTTTTGTATTGGCCCATAATGATAGGGCCTAATACTAGATGGTTTTGAACCTAGAAGTAAGGTTATTCTACAGTCACAAGTTCTTTCAAGAGGTAAGGATGAAGGAGTTTGGAAAACAtattcaaagtcattcaacaaCTCATGCAATTCCAACTCCCGTGATCTAGTCAAAACTGAATCGCTTCCTTCATAGACCTCTACTTCTTGAGAATGCAATAGCATGCCTAGACTGGTATGTTCTAAAGACTTATCCATTTGATGGAAAGAAATTTCCCGAACAAAAGGCTTGTTATGATTCACACTTTTCAGTTTTTAATTCTTGCCACCCTAAGAAAACTCCATCGTCAATAATTGGAAACCCACAGGATTGGACTGACTGTGGATAACCATGGAACTCCTAAAACCAAATCACACCCTCCTAAAGCTATCATTACCTCAAATTCATTAATATCTTCCAAATAACCACGTAAATGCTTGAGTAGTTTAGAGTTTATGAAATTGTGTACTGCATGAATCCACTAATACTATAACAGTTTGTTGCTTAACTACTCCTTGCATCTTCATAGTTTTCATATTAGGCACATAAGCAATTCCATAAAAAGCACTAGTACTCAACTCCATAAGTTGGCATTCATTAATTTGTTCTTCCTCAATTTCcactttatggaaaatttctttttcatcCTAAAAATTAACTTCGAGTAATAACAGTTGTTTGCGTGCACACTTATGTCCTTTGACAAATTTCTCATCATAGTAAAAACATAGCCTCTTAGACCTCCTATCCTGATATTCCTCAGGTGATATTCATTTAGTTGGTAATTTTGCAGGAGGTATGTACTTTCCTAGTAGGAAATTCTAAATTTTAACAACAATAGGAGCACTGACAGTTTTATATCCAGAAAAACTTTTTGGAATAGTCAAACGTAATTGATTTAACTTCGAATCTACGTGAATGGCGATAGCTATGGAATTATGTATAGTCTGAGATTTCAGTAACTTAACATCATACCTCAATTCAGCTTTGAGTCCCCCAAAACAAATTGGTATTAGAGCCTAAGATTCCCTTCATATGCAAATTGACAACATCACAAACAACCTGCTGCTATGGATAATCAATCATCCATCCATGAAGCTCATCTTGAAAATCGCATCTTTAATCTTGgagaaaaaatgtaaaaaatctTTGCAGTTATTAATAATTTTCATACCTTTGTTCATGGCAAGTTTGCGACCTTGTCAACAACAATTGATTCTCTTATTGATTCTAAATTGGCTACTAGTTTTGATATATTAAGATGTGATTTGGCCAGGCAGGTAGATCACGATCGTGTGGGACAAATGATTCGATGACAAACGAACGAGTGCGATAATTGGTGCAAAATGATTAAgaaaaaatctataaaatcaAGTACACACAAGGTGTTTGATGAACTGCCTCAACTAGTTGTTTCTCAAAAAGAGTTTCTATTGACGAAAATGAAGAGTTGGAGTTTGAAGAGGTTGTTGATGTGGAGGAGATTGATGATCTTCAAAGGATTAGGACGGTGTCATCAGTCAAGGAATTTGACGAGGACGAATGAGCTAAATTAGATGGCTTCCATATGAGTGAGTCAAGCGATAAACATGGgaagaaaaaataagaagataccCCACTAAAGAAAGTTCTCTCTATTGATTCCGATGGCATTTTCGTATAAATCTTTGTTATTTTGATTGATAAGGGAGTTCAGCCTCATCGATTACAAATTAGGAAGCATATAGGGGCTACCATTGAGGAGGTTTTGAACAAAACGGTATCTCACGTGTTTGCAATAAACTTAGAAGTTCGAGAAGTAATTGATATgctaattatataaatataattatacatccttTACATCCAATCTTGTATCGTTTAGAGTCAATTTGAGATTGATGCTGCCGAAgaaatgtatatttgcacattacAGGTGCCTAGGAGCATATCAAATAAAAAGGAGTCAAATTGGATCGAAGATTGAAGAAATTGTAGAAAATGGCAAAGGGGAAAATCAATCGATCAGACTTGGTCCCCGATCAATCAGCCAGGCATTTCTCAGTTTTAACAGCAagcaattccgatcgatcggacctcaacTCCTATTGATCGGACCAAACCCAAATCGCCATTTCAGAGTTTTCAACTTTCCAAAAACGCCTTAAACTCATCTGTGTCCTACTCAAAATGACACCAACGCTTATCATAAATGACATATGGGTTTAgggggtataaataggtagatttttagggttttaggattCCATGACATTCTAGGTCTTTTGGGAAAAgagggagagcttggaggccatcattgaagcttggagaagaaaaaGGTTCACAAggaggttttctctctcctcttttatcttggtttttatggttgatttccattgcttgatgatgtatcttgactccatAAGtagctagatttctttactagggtcttaatgtaaccaaaccttgaagattcaataaacttggtttccttatttcttgatttctctctcttattgattgtctatgggtgtgttTAATGCTTTtagatgcttgatcaccatctaattGATTTGTTGTCAAGATTGAGATCGAAAGAAAatatctaggatttgcctcttaCAATAGACAtaataggttgcatgaaccatagcaatataggggcatgacctatgcaatcgctatatggttaatccacaaatcttaatggatctttgtcttttgaatctgATTGTTAGATATAACagggattagagatagagatactttCGATATGACTAGACATAAAGCATTAGACATGTTAGGGAGactgattgtcattattgagagtggaattagggattaaaggACCAAGAGAGTTgtattggataggtgaggtgaaattaagtaccctagtgctccCCATCTTTGATTACTTTTGTGCTTGGACTTGTGATTTCTTAATTGCTAATTTGATCTTTCATTTATTTTGGATAAAAACAAAACCTATCACAAATCCTTTCCCCAATTgacatagttgttgcttgtttgtattaattttgattgtcaatacatcctcgtgggaacgataatttactcatcattttattacttgtgcgatttgtgagCTTACAAATATTTCATATCAActttttggcgccgttgtcggggattgaggcaattgtttttgtgtcaaattaggttttcaattgtgctaattggtctttatttttatttcaaaaattctttctcttgtatgagcttgggatgACATGCTCTTAGCTTTGATTTAGCTCATCTAAGTTCGGAGATTAAGAGGATAGTTCACAATCTTAAGGGAGCAACATAATAATCTagtggaaggcatgggagacaatcaagcaAGGAGGAATATTGGTGAGCGCGGTCGGGGTTTAAATGTGAATGAAGGcaatggtgatggtggaggtgctaatggaagaaacggtggtgaagaggttgaaaatcctcctAGGCAATATGATCCTTGCTCTCTTGAGGactgtgctaggcctacttgggatacatctccctcaagcatccgctatcctcctatcaatactactaattttgagatgaaactggctatcatcaacattatctctaactcattgtctttctatggtcttcctaatgaagagcccaatgttcatcttcgctctttcttatATGTGTGCACTACTTCTGGAATTAACGGAGCTTcaaaggatgctatcttgttgaggttattcccattttctttgagggacaaggctaagagatggttgatgtccttgccttcCAATTCTATAACCACTTGGGAtaagatggcggagcaattcttgacgaaattctttcctccagcCAAGGGCGATGCAAATTAGGgtggatatcatgtcctttgcccaaaaggatcttgaatcattctATGAGGCTTGAGAGCGCTTTAAAGGCCTTTTGGAATGGGTggttgaccgacaccaaagtgtgtgtgtacttaccccaagtgtagggtatcgtcaagtaataaaccggtgagtccggtatcgatccacgaggaagcaatgcaaatttgaagtgaatgatatgcaaatgactagctaacactaataaacacaatgaatatcaaataaaagcaagtaaaagaaatgggccgaatgactcggtggcatgagcgattttgtaatcaaagtaagcacaaattggatttaaaacaattaattaaaaacctagtctctaatccgtcccggtggctactcggttctcatactcaaggtatcattgcaaacacacacaaccatacacaatgcattgtgtgatactatcaatcatgcatatgcaaagagaattgggatataagacttcaattcatacatgtaggccatcgggtctcttaatctacgatgaacgcaaagggataagcacctaatattatggattaatgttcccccttggggctcggcttggctaacaccctagtttcacactcaaagatcaattaaccataactctcccatgcacattcctaaattaacccaaaaccccatcatcaatacacataattaatagctatgcaatggaaaactcaattaattaaggaaatcatgcaatgagtttaacaattctcaatctaacacattagatgcaatccctagactagacaatccaagaatacaatcaaatatgtcattctcatatatccaatcacacaactatcacgaaattaaaagagaaggatcgaaactacgaccctttgagcataccttgagtaatcgaaaccttgcatccacctttcgggattagaaactagagaagagaactacccactcatgattgttgcaataaacatccaatctattgtcatctaaattagagtttatacaaaatcaagagaaagcaccaaaaacaacaaagaaaacttagagagagaaactagatctacactactcctatggtggcttcatgttggagaagtgaatgaataaatccggaagccaaccaaatcttagggttttcttctctttttacaatcgaaaatacctaactacccttataaaatcgtttcccattggttacatacatgatttaccccaaatgcccttgaaattttggtgcagaaaattgcagattcgccgtaggtgtccggacgggtgtccggacgcttcatgcctccaactttgtgagaacaaggtctgattccaagctcttgtgatttccaccattggatctttttccatcttcaaatctcgaccttcaattacatgtgcaaatcttgaccattgaatgaatagatcattaaatctcaaccttgcaatatgtagtcgttgcacttgcattattttccaagtctagctttgcaagatttgagttgtcatgtgcacttgcagccatctttgaccatttgattaaacttgcaccaaatcttgaccttggtatctccaacaattttgtcatctttgaccatttgatcaaacttgcaccaaatcttggcattggtatctccaacaatttccttttaaatgtgtagcaacttgcagccatctttgactccaaaaatcaagtaagatcttcttttaagtcaaaaattgcaagcaagaatgttgtcttatgcacaaccattggattcacctttaaatgatcatcttaacccttcaagtcttgttgtaatctaatccattcataattcaaaacaattcaatctcggccatagattagtgtaccgttggagcttgtagtcttcaagaatatcttcataatctaagtcccgacacctcacagcaaaaagtgcccaaaaagtgctccaacttgcccaattcagtcatttaagcccgatttcctgcagaaccaacgggaaacatgtataagggtaaaattactttatttaaacacaaatgaattactataagcactagaacctcctaattagatagtattaggacctcaaaatagaggtccggtcacaccccccaacttagacgttgctagtccctagcaatgcaaacacttctaaaaataaaatcctaactcactgacgtaggcatcacggttgcatttagcgcatgcaacaagcctttaaacccctaggtcaccctagtggacgagttgtagtctcgtgagggcttatcagagcgatacccacaaacacttaccaagggatccactattactttgaaagcaccataaattattcttaagttctcacatgcaagaaatagagctaatcccccaattcccccgctagtcgaaaacatgcaaaatctttagacaaccaatctcaatcccctcaaagatgactaagaacattttataatatgtaaaatatatgtgcaatcaagcaagacaactcaacacattcacacaagtaaaaccttgttacggaaccttttggtgttcataaatcctcaatcccaaatgtacacaaaaatataaaaacattgtgctaagtaaatgacttacacaattggattaaatgtatgtgtttataaaagataatttggatgggcatagctttgagaaagaaatcacctacaagagcaattaatgcatccgccaactcgcttgcttaccttgaatcaaattcatcaaaaggttaaatggtttgcaatgtggctaagggacaaggtaggaagaatttggaactaggtgacaagttgcaaggttaagttcaaacatgtgagctaaattctcattttgtcaccccttccattgtaccacaatttcaaagacttctccttctttacacacaaaggattctttattgcatacattattttttttttctttttccccttttttttttttttttttttttttttgtagaataaacaacatttatacaacaacccttaatttttttttcaacataagaaagggtaatatcactaccgacttatctttttcaagctcatactcaaccttgcaaccaaaggtgggaagtatttaaggaagtggttcacacaaggcttgtaagtgaactaaaaaggcttaaagaaatttagggcttataatcactcacaaatgaataggctaagctcaaatctctcaacctagtgaatctttcaatcctaagttcacaagcaagtggcaaaatacaaaaatcacacttctcagtaatcaaatgtaatgtttacaaagctattgaagaacacgcgctaagatgtcaaatgaatatcaatgaaaagaatcacccaaaacccaatgtatatcaatgaagaatggctcaaaggaatgagaagggtaaaaaggtaatttttcagacaaaaggatccaaaaacgcagtcatacaaatgcttcaatgccaagatgtctgctcaactgcacaattttgatatcaaactaggtcccaatcatcccaagaaagattgatcatagtcatcctactcaatcacatgcttcgacttcacaaaagaaatcaagaaacctactctacacttgcatatttgaacaagaataagaaattagcgttcaaattggtagtgaatccccaaaagcatctaccattcccttcctaaagtccatctagcatgtatgaacaacaaagcacaacacaataggatagagggtaggaaatcataccatactcttcaaaagtgatcggaatcatgagaaacgaagcataacctgaaaaagttaataccaaccacactatccaagcatgacacaacaagaaattttttatttttttttttttttcaaatttttgatattcacaaaagcacaccaaaataaagcaagtttcacaatgaattcacaattcactcaccccccaacttaaatgagacattgtccccaatgtcaagaataaaaaaaacaaggcaagaacaaattgtgagatgcattgtgaacatacaaaaacacaccaaaattgaaatcaaatcaaaactaatcacaaccatactatggtacaagggtggagtctaaccatgacacatgggagaattgggatccttgagatcccaagaacatcctcataatcactactcccatgttgaggaacatgacggaccacgcatgattcggtccctttttcccgaaactcacatggaaaaaattgtaattgggatttgggacgccatacttttttaatttctgtaaaaaatttctgtgcaaagtagcatttagaggactttttaaatccacttggtaaaggtattttttttggtttttgaggatgcacttggtatgattcaattttgagtggggaaggctctaaagctcctaaaagagaggacaaaaatcccacaccgtaaatagttaaggatttcaaaactcctttcatagcatctctctcaatcaaaagtttactacctttctcaaccaatgctagtacaacctcaattgaatcatgtgcaagtgtcaactttaatttgtcctcaacatgagagtgaatataaagcttagggacgtactcaatttccctcccaaggtctaacttgttccccttttttctcactttattttcctctttctcttcatttctcttatcttcgctcttttcctcaaccttttcaacttgagcattgtccttgtctcgacatgatctatctccaactataacatttttcacctcaccacccacttcttccactaatttctcatcctcacttaccttaggagtcatggtattgtcaattactatcccactccttgaggtaatgatgggttgttcttgttcttgcacatccaacccctcacttgaagtttcgaattgaaattctaatgtttgagtgatctttgtcaattggcttcttaaatcttccaaggctctattggtttgctcacgaaattcaaatctcctttgattaacctccaattgagcttccatgaatatttgaagcgtatcctcaagtgatctctcttggggtggggtgcatggttggtaagatggtggagctatacattggtgtgaagattgtgcttgcctaaaaggttggtactcatgtgcatgaatgtagtcaaaaggaggaggtgcatgtaaattttgtccgaagggagcatattgtggcacttgtggcatttgataatacataggtgggtagacattttgtggggcaaattgtgccgcattgtcttgttgaaatggttgaggtgcattttgcaaagcatgctcaacttgaacattttgcaaattttgggcattgccaatttggacatcttgcccttgcaccggattcatcaactcatcaatattcacatgttgcaaaagacgacgcaatgcatcaagattcatatcacccccacgtacactccccgcatcactcacatttatatcaccacctatcccatctctattagacccatgcccactaacattatctctaggttgagacatgatggcaaggaacaatagcaagtaacacacaaaagtagcaatcaaccacgtcaagtaacacaagatttttttttttttatttattattattattttttttcaattaatgaacaaccaagaacaatattaagcaagaacaagagcaaggataggaatagagcaacaatcaaccttaggaacaataacacaccaagatgtagcaagtagtgaaaaaaataaaaatgcacaaagctctcttaaacaacgtatcactaccaagcagcaaacaaggtggcatccatcgcccacaggtatctaagttagccccatccgccaagttctcctcacaaaattttttttttttttttttttcagcaactatactaaatcaactactctagaaagcaaggaaaatgaaggaacgaagttacccttgaagcgtgaccgtgctccttccttatttgatggcgtttaatagcataaaactagcatctacaagccacccaactccgtctttgacactcgcttccccggcaacggcgccaaaaacttgaccgacaccaaagtgtgtgtgtacttaccccaagtgtagggtatcgtcaagtaataaaccggtgagtccggtatcgatccacgaggaagcaatgcaaatttgaagtgaatgatatgcaaatgactagctaacactaataaacacaatgaatatcaaataaaagcaagtaaaagaaatgggccgaatgactcggtggcatgagcgattttgtaatcaaagtaagcacaaattggatttaaaacaattaattaaaaacctagtctctaatccgtcccggtggctactcggttctcatactcaaggtatcattgcaaacacacacaaccatacacaatgcattgtgtgatactatcaatcatgcatatgcaaagagaattgggatataagacttcaattcatacatgtaggccatcgggtctcttaatctacgatgaacgcaaagggataagcacctaatattatggattaatgttcccccttggggctcggcttggctaacaccctagtttcacactcaaagatcaattaaccataactctcccatgcacattcctaaattaacccaaaaccccatcatcaatacacataattaatagctatgcaatggaaaactcaattaattaaggaaatcatgcaatgagtttaacaattctcaatctaacacattagatgcaatccctagactagacaatccaagaatacaatcaaatatgtcattctcatatatccaatcacacaactatcacgaaattaaaagagaaggatcgaaactacgaccctttgagcataccttgagtaatcgaaaccttgcatccacctttcgggattagaaactagagaagagaactacccactcatgattgttgcaataaacatccaatctattgtcatctaaattagagtttatacaaaatcaagagaaagcaccaaaaacaacaaagaaaacttagagagagaaactagatctacactactcctatggtggcttcatgttggagaagtgaatgaataaatccggaagccaaccaaatcttagggttttcttctctttttacaatcgaaaatacctaactacccttataaaatcgtttcccattggttacatacatgatttaccccaaatgcccttgaaattttggtgcagaaaattgcagattcgccgtaggtgtccggacgggtgtccggacgcttcatgcctccaactttgtgagaacaaggtctgattccaagctcttgtgatttccaccattggatctttttccatcttcaaatctcgaccttcaattacatgtgcaaatcttgaccattgaatgaatagatcattaaatctcaaccttgcaatatgtagtcgttgcacttgcattattttccaagtctagctttgcaagatttgagttgtcatgtgcacttgcagccatctttgaccatttgattaaacttgcaccaaatcttgaccttggtatctccaacaattttgtcatctttgaccatttgatcaaacttgcaccaaatcttggcattggtatctccaacaatttccttttaaatgtgtagcaacttgcagccatctttgactccaaaaatcaagtaagatcttcttttaagtcaaaaattgcaagcaagaatgttgtcttatgcacaaccattggattcacctttaaatgatcatcttaacccttcaagtcttgttgtaatctaatccattcataattcaaaacaattcaatctcggccatagattagtgtaccgttggagcttgtagtcttcaagaatatcttcataatctaagtcccgacacctcacagcaaaaagtgcccaaaaagtgctccaacttgcccaattcagtcatttaagcccgatttcctgcagaaccaacgggaaacatgtataagggtaaaattactttatttaaacacaaatgaattactataagcactagaacctcctaattagatagtattaggacctcaaaatagaggtccggtcagtgGTGtatcaagctttctataatgggttgagcatgcatactaaggagactattgatgcgaCTGCGGGAGGTTCATTCATGACGAAGAATCAAGATGAGGCTAGAGAATTACATGAAAAAGTGGCTAAAATCACTAACacttggtcctcggtgagggggaatcctaagcaagggggaagttatagagatgatgaagttacgtctaccttggctattatggcaaagaagattgatgcattgtcTATCAATCAAGCTCCAAGGGTACATGCTAGGTAAAGAACACCTTCCtatatttcttgtgattattgttgtggacgccatcctacgggggagtgtcttattgcttcttcttctaactctagtgagcaagtgaatgtcattggtggaggcaacttcaatcaacccTGAAATGTTCGTTATTCTAACTTCTACAATCTAgaatttaggaatcaccccaacttctcttggagcaatacacaaaatgtgcaaaatcctcaacatctagggCAACCCCAAGAGAATAAGAGAGATATTGATGAGATATTCTCAAAGCTTGCtggaggcctagatacacttacaacttatacctcccaatttatgacaaggacggagcaatacatgagcaaatCCGATACCattctacaagctcaagcaaatttgatgcaaaactatggagcttccatccagaatcttgaggtacaaatgaggcaaatagctaacactttgtcatatagagaaagaggtacattgccacACCAATCAGAGTTGAATCTaaaagggaaggagaaggagCAATGCATGGTAATCACTCTTCGaactggtaaggtggttaaaaatgcttctgatctagatgCCAAAAAGGCGAAAATTTTACAGGAGGAGCAGAATGCAGAAAAATTGTGGAAAACTATCCAGGGGCTATTTTCGATCGATCAGAG
Coding sequences:
- the LOC120008729 gene encoding uncharacterized protein LOC120008729, with product MLLHSQEVEVYEGSDSVLTRSRELELHELLNDFEYVFQTPSSLPLERTCDCRITLLLGSKPSSIRPYHYGPIQKTEIEKVVQELSSAGFIRASHSPFSSPVLLVKKKEGTWRMYDILVYSSGWKKHLADLKQTFLILQHHLLLVKEQKCSFGQYQVEYLGNIVSRNGVAANPSKVKAIMEWPLPKNVRDLRGFLGVTGYYRKFVPGYGQICQPLYQKGVENVVANALSRASSAEELPIHEGKLDELRRELEQDEWILAKIQEVKQLEASGTTSKYHCDNGFLKYKSRIVLSSTELHNCKGKHVKILSF